From a single Kitasatospora sp. NBC_00458 genomic region:
- a CDS encoding MFS transporter, translated as MRVTRARLGLAVLMLPTLIVAMDTTALLLALPRLSADLGATDVQQLWISDGYGLAVAGLVITMGTLGDRIGRRRLLTAGAAAFAVLSVAAALATDPLTLIVARALLGAAGATLAPSTLALITGMFHDERQRGKAVAVWATCQFTGGALGPVLAGLLLRYFWWGSVFLAAVPAMALLVLAGPVLLPESRGERTGRLDLPGVGLSLAAVLLTLHGAKQLAVGSVSGGGASAGPVAALVLGAALGLLFVRRQLRVEAPLLDLRLLRNRPFTAVLVALVLAGFAMAGTGLLVTQYLQGVLDFSPVASALLFAPMGLGVAVGTMTAPALARRMRQTTAIAAGLAVSALGGLLLTAADSGRPGGLPLVMAGIAVLALGTGPLFALGTGLVIGSVPPERAGSAASMSETGNYLGGSLGFALLGAVAAVVYRSRTDGTPDSLAAAVAAARDLPADRGAELLHTAREAFTASLHVNGAIAAAVFAGLAVLVLAVRPAAARPGPAAPLPDRVGTA; from the coding sequence ATGCGGGTGACCCGGGCGCGGCTGGGACTGGCCGTCCTCATGCTGCCGACACTGATCGTGGCGATGGACACCACGGCCCTCCTCCTCGCACTCCCCCGGCTGAGCGCCGACCTCGGCGCCACCGACGTGCAGCAGCTGTGGATCAGCGACGGCTACGGACTCGCGGTGGCCGGGCTGGTCATCACGATGGGCACGCTCGGCGACCGGATCGGCCGCCGACGGCTGCTGACCGCCGGGGCCGCGGCGTTCGCGGTGCTGTCGGTCGCGGCGGCCCTCGCGACCGACCCGCTGACGCTGATCGTCGCGCGGGCACTGCTGGGCGCCGCCGGGGCGACCCTGGCACCGTCCACCCTCGCCCTGATCACCGGCATGTTCCACGACGAGCGGCAGCGCGGGAAGGCCGTCGCGGTCTGGGCGACCTGCCAGTTCACCGGCGGCGCGCTCGGGCCCGTCCTCGCCGGCCTCCTGCTCCGGTACTTCTGGTGGGGCTCGGTCTTCCTGGCCGCCGTGCCGGCGATGGCGCTGCTGGTGCTCGCCGGGCCGGTGCTGCTGCCGGAGTCCCGCGGCGAACGGACCGGACGGCTCGACCTGCCCGGCGTCGGGCTCTCGCTCGCCGCGGTGCTGCTGACCCTCCACGGCGCCAAGCAGCTCGCCGTCGGGAGCGTGTCCGGCGGGGGCGCGTCCGCCGGGCCCGTCGCGGCCCTCGTCCTCGGCGCGGCCCTCGGCCTCCTGTTCGTGCGGCGGCAACTGCGGGTGGAGGCACCGCTGCTGGACCTGCGACTGCTGCGCAACCGCCCGTTCACCGCCGTCCTCGTCGCGCTCGTCCTCGCCGGCTTCGCCATGGCCGGCACCGGCCTCCTCGTCACCCAGTACCTCCAGGGCGTGCTGGACTTCTCGCCGGTCGCCTCGGCGCTGCTGTTCGCACCCATGGGCCTGGGCGTCGCGGTCGGCACCATGACGGCACCCGCGCTGGCCCGGCGGATGCGGCAGACGACCGCGATCGCCGCCGGACTGGCCGTGTCGGCACTGGGCGGCCTGCTGCTGACCGCCGCCGACAGCGGCCGCCCGGGCGGCCTGCCGCTCGTGATGGCCGGCATCGCCGTCCTCGCCCTGGGCACCGGCCCGCTGTTCGCCCTCGGCACCGGGCTGGTCATCGGATCCGTGCCGCCGGAACGGGCCGGCTCGGCGGCGTCGATGTCGGAGACCGGCAACTACCTCGGCGGCTCGCTCGGCTTCGCCCTGCTCGGCGCGGTGGCCGCGGTGGTCTACCGCAGCCGGACGGACGGCACCCCGGACTCCCTCGCCGCCGCGGTCGCCGCCGCCCGGGACCTGCCCGCCGACCGGGGCGCCGAACTGCTGCACACCGCGCGGGAGGCGTTCACGGCGAGCCTGCACGTCAACGGCGCCATCGCGGCGGCCGTCTTCGCCGGGCTGGCCGTGCTCGTCCTGGCCGTGCGCCCGGCCGCCGCCCGGCCCGGCCCCGCCGCCCCGCTCCCCGACCGCGTCGGCACCGCCTGA
- a CDS encoding YciI family protein, whose amino-acid sequence MKFLISMHINPAVMDALTDEEKAAIGAGHGTFIEELKASGELIITQALVDPSQAAVVSVRNGQPVVTDGPFLESKEYLGGFYLVDCEDRDRAVELAARIPDAALDGFGIEVRQVMFSDGHLEA is encoded by the coding sequence ATGAAGTTCCTGATCAGCATGCACATCAACCCGGCCGTGATGGACGCGCTCACGGACGAGGAGAAGGCGGCGATCGGCGCCGGGCACGGCACGTTCATCGAGGAGTTGAAGGCCTCCGGGGAGCTGATCATCACGCAGGCGCTGGTCGACCCGTCGCAGGCCGCCGTGGTGTCGGTGCGCAACGGGCAGCCGGTGGTGACCGACGGGCCGTTCCTGGAGTCCAAGGAGTACCTGGGCGGCTTCTACCTGGTGGACTGCGAGGACCGGGACCGGGCGGTCGAGCTGGCGGCGCGGATCCCGGACGCCGCACTCGACGGCTTCGGCATCGAGGTGCGGCAGGTGATGTTCTCCGACGGACACTTGGAGGCATGA
- a CDS encoding RNA polymerase sigma factor, translated as MTAPGFEDLLRELVPQVLGTLVRRYDRFEGCEDAVQEAVLAATLQWPAEGVPDSPRGWLVTVAHRRLVDRLRSDRARREREWATAAEVLPEEVPGTDDTLLLLFLCCHPALTGASQTALTLRAVGGLTTAEIARAFLVPEGTMAARISRAKQRIRAAGSSFVPPDGAEREERLRVVLHVLYLIFNEGYTASSGSELHRADLAREAIRLTRAVHAQLPGDGEVTGLLALMLLTHARREARTTPGGDLVPLDEQDRTVWDGALIEEGTGLAKAALAAPVLGPYQLQAAIAATHADAVKAEETDWQQVHTLYLILERIAPNPVVTLNRAIALAETEGPGAGLALLATLDGDVRMAGHHRLLSVRAHLLERAGDAAGAYGHYRRAARATASIAEQRYLESRAERVRPDGSDRSAGDARSGGDGAPRGTLVPPERL; from the coding sequence ATGACGGCACCCGGATTCGAGGACCTGCTGCGCGAACTCGTGCCGCAGGTCCTCGGCACGCTGGTCCGCCGGTACGACCGGTTCGAGGGGTGTGAGGACGCCGTCCAGGAGGCCGTCCTGGCCGCCACCCTGCAGTGGCCGGCCGAGGGCGTGCCGGACAGCCCGCGCGGCTGGCTGGTGACGGTCGCCCACCGGCGGCTCGTCGACCGGCTGCGCAGCGACCGGGCGCGCCGCGAGCGGGAGTGGGCGACGGCCGCCGAGGTGCTGCCGGAGGAGGTGCCGGGCACCGACGACACGCTCCTCCTGCTGTTCCTGTGCTGCCATCCGGCGCTGACCGGCGCCTCGCAGACCGCCCTGACGCTGCGGGCGGTCGGCGGCCTGACCACGGCCGAGATCGCCCGCGCGTTCCTGGTGCCGGAGGGCACCATGGCGGCCAGGATCAGCCGGGCCAAGCAGCGGATCAGGGCCGCGGGGAGTTCGTTCGTCCCGCCGGACGGCGCGGAGCGCGAGGAGCGGCTGAGGGTCGTGCTGCACGTGCTCTACCTGATCTTCAACGAGGGCTACACCGCCTCCTCGGGCAGCGAGTTGCACCGGGCGGACCTCGCGCGCGAGGCGATCCGGCTGACCAGGGCGGTCCACGCGCAGCTGCCCGGGGACGGCGAGGTGACGGGGCTGCTGGCGCTGATGCTGCTGACCCACGCGCGCCGGGAGGCGCGGACGACGCCGGGCGGCGACCTGGTGCCGCTGGACGAGCAGGACCGGACGGTGTGGGACGGCGCGCTGATCGAGGAGGGCACCGGACTGGCCAAGGCGGCCCTGGCCGCGCCGGTGCTGGGGCCGTACCAGTTGCAGGCGGCGATAGCGGCGACGCACGCCGACGCGGTGAAGGCGGAGGAGACGGACTGGCAGCAGGTGCACACCCTGTACCTGATCCTGGAGCGGATCGCGCCGAACCCGGTGGTCACCCTGAACCGGGCGATCGCGCTGGCCGAGACGGAGGGCCCGGGGGCGGGACTGGCGCTGCTGGCGACCCTGGACGGTGACGTGCGGATGGCGGGGCACCACCGGCTGCTGTCCGTGCGGGCGCACCTGCTGGAGCGGGCCGGCGACGCGGCGGGGGCGTACGGGCACTACCGGCGCGCGGCGAGGGCGACGGCGAGCATCGCCGAGCAGCGCTACCTGGAGTCCCGGGCGGAGCGGGTGCGACCCGACGGCTCCGACCGGTCCGCCGGGGACGCCCGGTCCGGTGGGGACGGCGCTCCCCGAGGCACTCTGGTGCCGCCGGAACGGCTCTGA
- a CDS encoding sensor histidine kinase: MTIPAGLRRTVLRAQRDTGFLAAGVLPHLALVPVWAWAAATTARTGDWLLTVSVSAALVLLGTPVLTAVQRVRYRALIGVDVPRLTPAAQERRTWASTARWLAAARPWRKIGYHLLLGPLLALLELLVLAAAAACLAGALACAWSWALPTGIRRDWFGYLTQLPVYTAAGLLLLCALPWTARAVARAEARLASGLLGPSRAQRLQKRVDQLAVSRTDLIEAVDAERRRIERDLHDGTQQRLVSLAVNLGLAIATRPDLSSDAREVIANAHLEAKEAIAELNDLVRGLHPAVLEDRGLDAALSGLAARTPLPVRLRVDLEERVAPSVESVAYFVISEALTNATKHANAMRAEVMVSQVGEVLRVRVTDDGLGGADAAAGTGLTGLAKRVCSLDGAFHVSSPVGGPTTITAELPCAR, translated from the coding sequence ATGACGATTCCAGCCGGACTGAGACGCACGGTCCTCCGGGCACAGCGGGACACCGGCTTTCTTGCCGCCGGTGTGCTCCCGCACCTGGCGCTGGTGCCCGTGTGGGCCTGGGCGGCGGCGACCACCGCCAGGACGGGGGACTGGCTCCTCACGGTTTCCGTGTCGGCCGCCCTGGTCCTGCTCGGCACCCCGGTGCTGACGGCCGTTCAGCGGGTGCGCTACCGGGCGCTCATCGGTGTGGACGTCCCCCGGCTCACCCCCGCCGCGCAGGAACGGCGGACGTGGGCCTCGACCGCCCGGTGGCTCGCGGCGGCGCGGCCTTGGCGCAAGATCGGCTACCACCTCCTGCTGGGCCCGCTGCTCGCGCTGCTGGAGCTGCTGGTGCTCGCGGCGGCGGCGGCGTGCCTGGCGGGCGCCCTCGCCTGCGCCTGGTCGTGGGCGCTGCCGACCGGAATCCGCCGGGACTGGTTCGGCTACCTGACCCAGCTGCCGGTTTACACGGCGGCCGGACTCCTCCTCCTGTGCGCCCTGCCCTGGACCGCGCGGGCAGTGGCCCGGGCCGAGGCGCGGCTGGCGTCGGGCCTGCTCGGGCCCAGCCGGGCGCAGCGGCTCCAGAAGCGGGTCGATCAGCTGGCCGTGAGCCGGACCGACCTGATCGAGGCCGTCGACGCGGAGCGCCGCCGGATCGAGCGCGACCTGCACGACGGCACCCAGCAGCGGTTGGTGTCTCTCGCGGTCAACCTGGGTCTGGCCATCGCCACCCGCCCGGACTTGTCGAGCGATGCCCGCGAGGTGATCGCGAATGCGCACCTGGAGGCGAAGGAGGCGATCGCCGAACTCAACGACCTGGTGCGGGGGCTGCACCCGGCCGTGCTCGAAGACCGGGGTCTGGACGCGGCGTTGTCCGGGCTGGCCGCCCGCACGCCCCTGCCGGTGCGGCTGCGGGTCGATCTGGAGGAGCGGGTGGCGCCCAGCGTGGAGTCGGTCGCGTACTTCGTGATCTCCGAGGCGCTGACCAATGCGACGAAGCACGCCAACGCGATGCGTGCGGAGGTGATGGTCAGCCAGGTCGGCGAGGTGCTGCGAGTACGCGTGACCGACGACGGGCTGGGCGGTGCCGACGCCGCCGCCGGCACGGGGCTGACCGGGCTGGCCAAGCGGGTCTGCTCCCTCGACGGGGCCTTCCACGTCAGCAGCCCCGTCGGCGGGCCCACCACCATCACCGCGGAGCTGCCGTGCGCGCGGTGA
- a CDS encoding response regulator: MRAVIAEDSVLLRVGLIKVLEMGGFQVAAEAGDAEGLLAAVAEHRPELALIDVRMPPGFTDEGVRAAMEIRRRWPGTPVVLLSQYVEERYAADLLSANTSGVGYLLKQRVADVADFVAAVRRVADGGTALDPQVVAQLLLRRDSDPLARLTPREREVLGLMAEGRSNAGIAQALVVSESAVAKHINNIFAKLDLPVVDADHRRVLAVLRFLGASRA; the protein is encoded by the coding sequence GTGCGCGCGGTGATCGCCGAGGATTCGGTGTTGTTGCGGGTCGGCCTGATCAAGGTGCTGGAGATGGGCGGCTTCCAGGTCGCCGCGGAAGCCGGCGACGCGGAGGGGCTGTTGGCGGCGGTGGCGGAGCACCGGCCCGAACTCGCCTTGATCGACGTCCGGATGCCGCCCGGCTTCACCGACGAGGGGGTGCGGGCGGCGATGGAGATCCGTCGGCGCTGGCCGGGGACGCCGGTGGTGCTGCTTTCGCAGTACGTGGAGGAGCGGTACGCGGCCGACCTGCTGTCCGCGAACACCAGCGGTGTGGGCTACCTGCTCAAGCAGCGGGTCGCCGACGTCGCCGACTTCGTGGCGGCGGTCCGGCGAGTGGCGGACGGGGGCACGGCGCTGGACCCGCAGGTCGTCGCCCAGTTGCTGCTGCGGCGCGACAGCGACCCGCTCGCGCGGCTGACCCCCCGCGAACGGGAGGTGCTGGGATTGATGGCCGAGGGGCGCTCCAACGCCGGCATCGCGCAGGCGCTGGTGGTCAGCGAGAGCGCCGTGGCGAAGCACATCAACAACATCTTCGCCAAGCTCGACCTGCCCGTGGTCGACGCGGACCACCGCCGCGTCCTGGCCGTGCTGCGGTTCCTCGGAGCGTCCCGGGCCTGA
- a CDS encoding DUF397 domain-containing protein produces the protein MNPELSHAAWYKSSHSNNGGNCVEVSASFPGAVPVRDSKDPQGPALVFPADAWHSFVTALQDDEFGTV, from the coding sequence ATGAACCCCGAGCTGTCCCACGCGGCCTGGTACAAGTCGTCGCACTCCAACAACGGCGGCAACTGCGTGGAGGTCTCCGCGAGCTTCCCCGGCGCCGTTCCCGTGCGCGACTCCAAGGACCCCCAGGGCCCGGCCCTCGTCTTCCCCGCCGACGCGTGGCACTCCTTCGTCACCGCCCTCCAGGACGACGAGTTCGGCACCGTCTGA
- a CDS encoding DUF397 domain-containing protein: MNPDLSHAAWFKSSYSTNGGECVEVSASFPGAVPVRDSKDPQGPALVFPADAWHSFVTALQDGEFGTV; the protein is encoded by the coding sequence ATGAACCCCGATCTGTCCCACGCGGCCTGGTTCAAGTCGTCGTACTCCACCAACGGCGGTGAATGCGTGGAGGTCTCCGCGAGCTTCCCCGGTGCCGTTCCCGTGCGCGACTCCAAGGACCCCCAGGGCCCGGCCCTCGTCTTCCCCGCCGACGCGTGGCACTCCTTCGTCACCGCCCTCCAGGACGGCGAGTTCGGCACCGTCTGA
- a CDS encoding helix-turn-helix domain-containing protein → MTVPTGYLVATLMNHIDLDATSTPLIRFGIELRRSRRAMRWSQTELGRRMGYSNAMVSYVERAKKSVTSAFAVKADDVFETGGTFYELWRRYAKASLLEGFPEFADAEARCRRLRTFALTVVTGLLQVPDYAEALARASVERGAITQAEAEERVDVLAARQRLLERQKPPIIHAVLDESCIARSVGGHGVMLRQLDRIEELAARPNITIQVAPFSMGENLPFALPVTLLDLPDGSVVGYAESHARGHLERARETVTAWERQYDQLVVEALPKAASLALIQKARKELAP, encoded by the coding sequence TTGACCGTTCCGACGGGTTATCTGGTGGCAACGCTCATGAACCACATCGACCTTGACGCGACATCAACTCCACTCATCCGCTTCGGCATAGAACTACGCAGGTCAAGGCGGGCCATGCGCTGGTCGCAGACCGAACTCGGGCGGCGGATGGGGTACTCCAACGCCATGGTCTCGTACGTAGAACGAGCGAAGAAGTCTGTAACCTCTGCCTTCGCGGTTAAAGCCGACGACGTGTTCGAAACAGGCGGCACGTTCTACGAGTTGTGGCGCAGATACGCCAAAGCAAGTCTGCTGGAGGGTTTCCCAGAGTTCGCCGATGCCGAGGCGCGATGCCGACGGCTACGGACGTTCGCCTTGACAGTGGTCACAGGCCTTCTTCAAGTACCTGACTACGCCGAGGCGCTGGCTCGCGCATCCGTTGAACGTGGGGCGATCACGCAAGCCGAGGCTGAGGAGCGAGTCGACGTGCTGGCTGCTCGCCAGCGCCTACTTGAGCGCCAGAAGCCTCCCATCATCCATGCGGTGTTGGACGAGAGCTGCATTGCTCGTTCCGTCGGCGGGCATGGCGTCATGCTGAGACAGCTGGACCGCATCGAGGAACTGGCCGCCCGTCCGAACATCACCATTCAGGTAGCGCCGTTCTCGATGGGTGAGAACCTTCCCTTCGCACTTCCGGTGACGTTGCTGGACCTTCCGGATGGTTCAGTCGTTGGCTACGCCGAGTCGCACGCACGTGGCCATCTTGAGCGCGCTCGCGAAACGGTCACGGCATGGGAGAGGCAGTACGATCAGTTGGTGGTTGAAGCGCTGCCCAAGGCGGCGTCACTGGCACTGATCCAGAAGGCTCGAAAGGAGCTGGCCCCATGA
- a CDS encoding NUDIX hydrolase encodes MLHQLPDILTNPPRRRHGHQALILNRDGALLLIGRSHTSGLHLPGGDAERDELPHLAARRHTETQTGLVLPLRSILATDHTEAALLPEALTFIHWGGRLTSAQEGIVARHRPPHTVTAVHWLHRAQLLDAMPPDHYRRTTQALDALTRGAHLPFLLRGTPAD; translated from the coding sequence TTGCTGCACCAACTCCCCGACATCCTGACCAACCCGCCCCGCCGCCGCCACGGCCACCAGGCGCTCATCCTCAACCGCGACGGCGCCCTCCTCCTCATCGGCCGCTCCCACACCTCCGGCCTCCACCTTCCCGGCGGCGACGCCGAACGCGACGAACTCCCCCACCTCGCCGCCCGCCGACACACCGAGACCCAGACCGGCCTCGTCCTCCCCCTCCGCTCGATCCTCGCCACCGACCACACCGAAGCCGCCCTTCTCCCCGAAGCCCTCACCTTCATCCACTGGGGCGGCCGCCTCACCTCCGCACAGGAAGGCATCGTCGCCCGCCACCGCCCACCCCACACCGTCACCGCCGTCCACTGGCTCCACCGCGCCCAACTCCTCGACGCCATGCCCCCCGACCACTACCGCCGCACCACCCAGGCCCTCGACGCCCTCACCAGAGGCGCCCACCTCCCCTTCCTCCTCCGCGGCACCCCCGCCGACTGA
- a CDS encoding peptidase inhibitor family I36 protein, with product MSVTRRILLTAAVLASAVVIAPPASAQPAAAPAGSAGVALAPGFHAFASTGFSGLDRWFNGAEGACNYVGDSWNDKIRSARTESSNRVELWDNADCTGGAIVIDGSGYNSIGAWVSAYRAYSS from the coding sequence TTGTCCGTCACGCGCAGGATTCTGCTCACGGCCGCTGTCCTGGCCAGCGCCGTCGTCATCGCCCCTCCGGCATCCGCCCAGCCTGCGGCGGCGCCCGCCGGGTCCGCCGGTGTCGCCCTGGCGCCCGGCTTCCACGCGTTCGCCTCCACGGGATTCTCGGGCCTGGACCGGTGGTTCAACGGCGCCGAGGGGGCGTGTAACTACGTCGGCGACAGCTGGAACGACAAGATCCGATCCGCCCGCACCGAGAGCAGCAACCGGGTGGAGCTGTGGGACAACGCCGACTGCACCGGTGGAGCGATCGTCATCGACGGCTCCGGCTACAACAGCATCGGCGCCTGGGTCAGCGCCTACCGCGCCTACAGCAGCTAG
- a CDS encoding sensor histidine kinase has translation MASSRHAGPDDAEESPHIGDAELPWSRNDALVTAGACGLNLLSYAFFQAPDEAHEVSVVGFALVALAAMPLLVRRRYPVAALAGVLVLDAAASVALSLPVHFGAVLVVALYSAARVCSGRVTAAAAVATASLTLLSQSGGGVPSWGDAVSPPLSTLIVVGAALAVNRWQQEVEANRRLLADRAVAEERRRIARELHDIVAHHITTMQLMAGGARANIGRPEVVREALVTLESSGRLALREMRQLLDVLRADDEPEGTPALPQPGIEDLGRLVDESRLAGLPTEFTVRGPERPLPPTAGLTVFRIVQEALTNARKYAGNARAFVRLTYGRDRITVEVWDDGGGVPPRTEAPATGSGGSGGYGLIGMRERVALHGGTLAVGPQAGGGFAVLAELPLAAAEAVDAVEAAGAAGAVEAAEPIGTAGPAGPAVPEDAVRR, from the coding sequence ATGGCCAGCAGCCGACACGCCGGACCGGACGACGCCGAGGAGTCGCCGCACATCGGCGACGCCGAGCTGCCGTGGTCCCGCAACGACGCACTCGTGACCGCCGGGGCCTGCGGGCTGAACCTGCTCAGCTACGCGTTCTTCCAGGCCCCCGACGAGGCGCACGAGGTGAGCGTCGTCGGATTCGCCCTCGTCGCGCTCGCGGCGATGCCCCTGCTCGTCCGGCGCCGGTACCCGGTGGCGGCGCTCGCCGGTGTGCTGGTGCTCGACGCGGCGGCGTCCGTGGCGCTGTCGCTGCCCGTCCACTTCGGCGCCGTCCTGGTGGTCGCCCTGTACTCGGCCGCGAGGGTGTGTTCCGGCCGGGTGACGGCGGCCGCTGCCGTCGCGACCGCGTCGCTGACGCTGCTGAGCCAGAGCGGCGGCGGGGTCCCGTCCTGGGGGGACGCCGTCAGCCCGCCCCTCTCCACCCTGATCGTGGTCGGCGCCGCCCTGGCGGTCAACCGCTGGCAGCAGGAGGTGGAGGCCAACCGGCGGCTCCTCGCCGACCGTGCGGTGGCCGAGGAACGGCGCCGCATCGCACGGGAGTTGCACGACATCGTCGCGCACCACATCACCACCATGCAGCTGATGGCCGGGGGAGCCCGGGCCAACATCGGCAGGCCGGAGGTGGTCCGGGAGGCCCTCGTCACGCTGGAGTCCTCCGGGCGGCTCGCGCTGCGCGAGATGCGCCAGCTCCTCGACGTGCTGCGGGCCGACGACGAACCGGAGGGCACCCCCGCGCTGCCCCAGCCCGGCATCGAGGACCTCGGCCGCCTGGTGGACGAGTCGCGCCTCGCCGGACTGCCGACCGAGTTCACCGTCCGAGGGCCGGAGCGCCCGCTGCCGCCGACCGCCGGCCTCACGGTGTTCCGGATCGTGCAGGAGGCCCTCACCAACGCCCGCAAGTATGCGGGGAACGCCAGGGCGTTCGTCCGGCTGACGTACGGGCGGGACCGGATCACCGTCGAGGTGTGGGACGACGGCGGGGGCGTACCGCCGCGGACGGAGGCTCCGGCGACCGGATCCGGCGGATCCGGAGGCTACGGCCTGATCGGTATGCGCGAACGCGTCGCCCTGCACGGCGGCACCCTCGCCGTCGGCCCGCAGGCCGGCGGGGGGTTCGCCGTGCTGGCCGAGCTGCCGCTGGCGGCGGCCGAAGCGGTCGATGCGGTCGAGGCAGCAGGGGCAGCAGGGGCGGTCGAGGCGGCCGAGCCGATCGGGACGGCCGGACCGGCCGGACCGGCCGTTCCGGAGGACGCCGTGCGCCGGTGA
- a CDS encoding arylamine N-acetyltransferase family protein produces the protein MTVDLEKYFARIGWDGERAPTVATLRSLHHAHVLGIPFENIDVVVGTVPSLDLADLQAKLVEGSRGGYCFEHNTLFAAVLEQLGFGVTRLTGRVRLGAGPGEVRPRTHMVLEVRVPGESGRHLADVGFGSARSLLEPLPMIPGLVREGLGRFNRLVVEEADGPAPVWVLQARTGPADAADAWEELVSFTLDRAPAVDVGIANWHVATHPRSPFRRLFVQRTLPTGHLSLDATTLTRTGPDGTTAVEEIDGTDGVRELLESEFGITPPPDVRAQR, from the coding sequence ATGACCGTTGATCTGGAGAAGTACTTCGCACGCATCGGATGGGACGGTGAGCGGGCTCCGACCGTCGCGACCCTCCGGTCCCTGCACCACGCGCACGTCCTCGGCATCCCGTTCGAGAACATCGACGTGGTCGTCGGCACGGTCCCGTCGCTGGACCTCGCCGACCTGCAGGCCAAGCTCGTCGAAGGCTCCCGGGGCGGTTACTGCTTCGAGCACAACACCCTGTTCGCCGCCGTCCTGGAGCAGTTGGGCTTCGGGGTCACCCGGCTGACCGGCCGGGTCCGGCTCGGTGCGGGCCCCGGGGAGGTCCGTCCGCGGACCCACATGGTGCTGGAGGTCCGGGTGCCCGGCGAGAGCGGCCGCCACCTGGCCGACGTCGGCTTCGGATCGGCCCGTTCCCTGCTGGAGCCGCTGCCGATGATCCCCGGCCTGGTGCGGGAGGGCCTCGGGCGGTTCAACCGCCTGGTCGTCGAGGAGGCGGACGGCCCGGCACCCGTCTGGGTGCTCCAGGCGAGGACGGGCCCTGCGGACGCGGCGGACGCCTGGGAGGAGCTGGTCTCCTTCACCCTGGACCGCGCGCCCGCCGTCGACGTCGGGATCGCCAACTGGCACGTGGCGACGCACCCGCGCTCGCCGTTCCGCCGCCTGTTCGTCCAGCGCACCCTCCCCACCGGCCACCTCAGCCTCGACGCGACGACCCTCACCCGGACCGGGCCCGACGGCACGACCGCCGTCGAGGAGATCGACGGCACGGACGGCGTGAGGGAGCTGCTGGAGTCCGAGTTCGGCATCACCCCGCCGCCGGACGTCCGCGCCCAGCGCTGA
- a CDS encoding class F sortase, producing the protein MLGTSMALNSSRTPVVRVETSVREATGPAATAGSAGTAGAGTAPTGAVTGAAATSPAAAPGSSASAAPRKSFAASAPTRLVVPAAGIDAPVTGLGLNADGTVEVPAAARADETGWYRNGPTPGETGPAVLIGHYDTAHGPAVFHGLPKLRPGDPIQVRREDGSTVEFRVRSMLQAAKDRFPTEAVYGDTEAPELRLITCGGTIGADGHWTDNIIVVADLADPAGAAG; encoded by the coding sequence GTGCTCGGCACCTCGATGGCGCTCAACAGCAGCCGCACCCCGGTGGTGCGGGTGGAGACCTCGGTCCGCGAGGCCACCGGCCCGGCGGCCACCGCCGGGAGCGCCGGGACAGCCGGGGCCGGGACCGCCCCGACCGGGGCCGTCACCGGGGCGGCGGCCACCTCCCCGGCCGCCGCCCCGGGCAGCTCCGCGTCCGCCGCGCCGCGGAAGTCCTTCGCGGCGTCCGCCCCGACCCGCCTCGTCGTCCCGGCGGCGGGCATCGACGCCCCGGTGACCGGCCTCGGCCTCAACGCGGACGGGACGGTCGAGGTGCCGGCGGCCGCCCGCGCCGACGAGACCGGCTGGTACCGCAACGGACCGACGCCGGGGGAGACCGGCCCGGCCGTCTTGATCGGGCACTACGACACCGCGCACGGCCCGGCGGTCTTCCACGGCCTGCCGAAGCTGCGGCCCGGCGACCCGATCCAGGTGCGGCGGGAGGACGGCAGCACGGTGGAGTTCCGGGTCCGTTCGATGCTCCAGGCCGCCAAGGACCGGTTCCCGACGGAGGCGGTCTACGGCGACACGGAGGCCCCCGAGCTGAGGCTGATCACCTGCGGCGGCACGATCGGCGCGGACGGCCACTGGACGGACAACATCATCGTCGTGGCGGACCTGGCCGACCCGGCGGGCGCCGCCGGCTGA